In Deltaproteobacteria bacterium, the sequence TAGTTGATCCAACCGCGGTGGCCATCGTAACCGGCCATCACTGTCGCAACGACGCGATCATCGATCACGCCGACGAAGAACAGCTCCGGTTGTGCGCGTAGCTTGAGGGCAATGTCGCGTTGCGAATCGTTCGACGGCGTTGCCAGATCGCAACGACGCCACAGCTTGATCACCGCGTCCTGGTCGGCGGTCTCAAAGGGACGAACAACCAGTTCACTCACCAGATCGGCTCGCCTTCGTGCCGCACCAACGCCTGGAAGGCTTCGGTCAATTTGCGTGTGATCGGGCCAGGCTTACTGTCGGCGATGGGGCGGCCGTCAGCTTCGGTGACCGGCATCAACTCCGCTCCCGTACCGCTGACGAAACATTCGTCCGCAGTATAGACGTCATAGCGCGTCAACCGCGCTTCATTTGCAGCGATACCGGCTTCGGCGGCGAGTTCGAGAATCGCGCCGCGCGTAATGCCTTCGAGTGCACCGTCCTGCGGCGACGGCGTCAGCAAACGACCACCGCGCACGACGTAGAAATTGTCGGCGGTACACTCGGCGATGAAGCCATCGGCGTTGAGCATGATGGCTTCGTGCACTCCGGCGCGGTTGGCATCGGTCTTCGCCAGGATGTTCTTGAGGTAGTTGAGCGACTTCACGCGGGGATCGAAGGCGTCGTGCGACACCTGCCGCGTCGCCGATGTTATGACCTTGATGCCGCTGGCGTACAGCTCGCGCGGATAGACCGAGATATCGGTGACGATGATGATCACGCTGGCGCGCGCGCATTTGCGTGGATCAATTCCCAGATCGCCGGCGCCCCGGGTGACGACGAGGCGAATGTAGGCGTCTTCCTTCTCATTGCGCCGCACGGTCTCTCGCACCGCCGCCGTCATCTGCGCGCGATCGAGTGGGATCGTCAGCGCCAGCGCCAGCGCCGAGGCGTAGAGCCGATCGAGGTGCGCCTCGAGTCGGAAAATTCGCCGGTTGTAGACCCGGATGCCCTCGAACACACCGTCGCCGTAGAGCAGGCCGTGATCGAAGACCGAAACCTTGGCGGTCTCGCGTGAATACCATTCGCCGTCGATGTAGATGTGCATGCACTAACCTCGCTCGCGCGCCGCCTTCGGTCAAGCGTCGCTCGGCTTGGGCCATGGGCGGCACAACAACTGCGCGCCGCCGCTGGCGAGCTGCTGACCATCGACCGACCAGATCGTCACCCGGCCGCCAATCAGGCCGTGCGCGGCAATCGCCGCCGATGCATCGCACAACAACCACTCCGATGTCGGAGCGGCGCGATGAAAGTGCGCGGTGACGTCGAGACTCGGCGCCATAAACGGCATCGTGTCGGCTTCGTATGCCCGGCAGCACGCCGGCCACACCAGCGTGTCGATCAGCAGCAGCGAGCGCGCCGCGTCGGTGAATGGATCGCCGAACGTCGCCGTCGGCCGGAAGCGATACCATTCGCGCCACTCCGGCGCGCCCGCCTTGCGCTCGGTCCACGGTACCCATTCGATCGGTCGCGACTCGAGGTTCTGCCAGAACGCGTAGCCACTCTTACGATCTTCGGGCGCGACCAGCTCTTCAATCGATTTCAGCGCATCAGGCGTCGGCACGGTCGGCATCTGCGCTACGTCGTGCTCGAGTCCCGGCACCTCATCGACCACCCAGACGATGGCTTCGAGGATCGGCCGCTCTTGCTGCGTCATCGACACACGCAGCGACGCCGCACGTTTGGTCGCACGCAGCGTGGTTACCCGCAGGTCAACCACATCGAACGCGGCGACACTGAGAAAGTGGCAGGTGAAGCTCGCCGGACGCTTGAGCGGCGTCGCGGCGCCGGCGGCGCGCAGCGCGATGGCGGCGACATAGCCGCCGTTCGGACCCCAGATCTCCCAATCGCGTGACAATCGCGCGCGATAGTGGCCGTCACGTCCTTCGACGGCCGTGTCGATCCCGAAGTCACCCATGGGCGCATTGCGCCATAAGCACTACCGTTCGTGCAAGAGGTGCGATCGAACATTCGTAGAGCGACGATGAGATGCGCTACGCGCGCCCGACGGCCCGCTGCGCCGTCGCGAGATCGTCGCGGGTGAAACGGAAGCGCCGCAGCGTCAGCCCCGACAAGAGATAGAACAGCGCCGGGAACCACGAGTACAT encodes:
- the ilvE gene encoding branched-chain-amino-acid transaminase; amino-acid sequence: MHIYIDGEWYSRETAKVSVFDHGLLYGDGVFEGIRVYNRRIFRLEAHLDRLYASALALALTIPLDRAQMTAAVRETVRRNEKEDAYIRLVVTRGAGDLGIDPRKCARASVIIIVTDISVYPRELYASGIKVITSATRQVSHDAFDPRVKSLNYLKNILAKTDANRAGVHEAIMLNADGFIAECTADNFYVVRGGRLLTPSPQDGALEGITRGAILELAAEAGIAANEARLTRYDVYTADECFVSGTGAELMPVTEADGRPIADSKPGPITRKLTEAFQALVRHEGEPIW
- a CDS encoding thioesterase family protein, with amino-acid sequence MGDFGIDTAVEGRDGHYRARLSRDWEIWGPNGGYVAAIALRAAGAATPLKRPASFTCHFLSVAAFDVVDLRVTTLRATKRAASLRVSMTQQERPILEAIVWVVDEVPGLEHDVAQMPTVPTPDALKSIEELVAPEDRKSGYAFWQNLESRPIEWVPWTERKAGAPEWREWYRFRPTATFGDPFTDAARSLLLIDTLVWPACCRAYEADTMPFMAPSLDVTAHFHRAAPTSEWLLCDASAAIAAHGLIGGRVTIWSVDGQQLASGGAQLLCRPWPKPSDA
- a CDS encoding GNAT family acetyltransferase, which produces MVSELVVRPFETADQDAVIKLWRRCDLATPSNDSQRDIALKLRAQPELFFVGVIDDRVVATVMAGYDGHRGWINYLGVDPDAQRRGVGRRMMRHAEAALRERGCPKINLQVRASNDAVVRFYERLGYTVEARVSMGKRIDRES